In one Haloplanus salinus genomic region, the following are encoded:
- a CDS encoding universal stress protein — translation MVTRVLVPLDDSPLATRALEHALEEWPDAEVVVLHVVDPIDAVYESAVGGPIEAERWYESEMAAIEDLFDRARTRAAETGVSLRTATAVGKPGREIVRYVAANDVDHVVVGSHGRSGLERLYLGSVAERVLRRAEATVTVVR, via the coding sequence ATGGTGACACGCGTACTGGTGCCGCTCGACGACTCACCGCTGGCGACGCGGGCGCTCGAACACGCCCTCGAGGAGTGGCCCGACGCCGAGGTGGTCGTCCTCCACGTCGTCGACCCAATCGACGCCGTCTACGAGTCGGCGGTCGGCGGTCCGATCGAGGCAGAACGGTGGTACGAGTCCGAGATGGCGGCCATCGAGGACCTGTTCGACCGGGCGCGGACGCGGGCGGCCGAGACGGGCGTCTCACTCCGGACGGCGACGGCCGTCGGCAAGCCGGGGCGGGAAATCGTTCGCTACGTCGCGGCCAACGACGTCGACCACGTCGTGGTAGGAAGTCACGGTCGGTCGGGGCTGGAACGGCTCTACCTCGGGAGCGTCGCCGAACGGGTGCTCCGCCGGGCCGAGGCGACGGTGACCGTGGTTCGCTAG
- a CDS encoding PAS domain-containing protein: protein MSKEVEHDGASGHADGRSPASDEPRVLLFMRSGRNRELLAEALGDRYRIETATDPAALRTPFDCCVLGHTEFGHVTDAVERARERTTVFLPFVLLVPPAAADTLDGEPWEYVDDVIELPVGKAELRTRVGNLVERRRTAVELEEQSRELEETVADLRLKERAMDEAPVGITITDPDREDNPMVYVNDRFESLTGYDRSEALGRNCRFLQGEDTDPETRRRLRESVDAERPVSVDIVNYRKNGERMWEKLDIAPVRDDDGRVTNFVGFQTEITDRKIRERRLEVLNRVLSHNLKNKMNVIEGHVALLREALDGDEAPESLDTVTDAALDLMGLAESVQEAERLISDVDTADRSVDLTDHVVGLLDMFDDRYPEAVITASLPDDSCPVGTTGILAAIEEAVENGIKHDDSGTPRVGVRITKRDGWVDIEIEDDGPGIPDQEIRVLEGGETSLNHADRLGLWLIHWVVTKVGGRFDVAEAADGGSVVTLAVPLA, encoded by the coding sequence ATGTCAAAGGAAGTGGAGCACGACGGGGCGTCCGGGCATGCCGACGGGAGGTCTCCCGCCAGCGACGAGCCACGCGTCCTGCTGTTCATGCGCTCCGGACGGAACCGCGAACTGCTGGCCGAGGCGCTCGGCGACCGGTACCGGATCGAGACGGCGACCGATCCGGCCGCGTTGCGGACGCCGTTCGACTGCTGTGTGCTCGGCCACACCGAGTTCGGCCACGTCACCGACGCCGTCGAGCGGGCGCGCGAGCGGACGACCGTCTTCCTCCCGTTCGTGTTGCTGGTCCCCCCCGCAGCCGCCGACACGCTGGACGGCGAGCCTTGGGAGTACGTCGACGACGTGATCGAACTACCGGTCGGGAAAGCCGAGTTACGGACTCGCGTCGGGAATCTGGTCGAACGCCGCCGGACGGCGGTCGAACTGGAGGAGCAGTCACGGGAACTCGAGGAGACGGTCGCGGACCTCCGACTGAAGGAGCGAGCGATGGACGAGGCGCCCGTCGGCATCACCATCACCGACCCGGACCGCGAGGACAACCCGATGGTGTACGTGAACGACCGGTTCGAGTCGTTGACCGGCTACGATCGCTCGGAGGCGCTCGGCCGGAACTGCCGCTTCTTACAGGGCGAGGACACCGACCCCGAGACGCGCCGGCGCCTGCGGGAAAGTGTCGACGCCGAGCGGCCGGTGTCGGTCGACATCGTGAACTACCGCAAAAACGGCGAGCGGATGTGGGAGAAACTCGACATCGCGCCCGTCCGCGACGACGACGGGCGCGTCACGAACTTCGTCGGCTTCCAGACCGAGATCACCGATCGGAAGATCAGGGAGCGGCGGCTCGAAGTGTTGAATCGCGTTCTCAGCCACAACCTGAAAAACAAGATGAACGTGATCGAGGGGCACGTCGCGTTGCTCCGCGAGGCGCTCGACGGGGACGAGGCGCCCGAGTCGCTCGATACCGTCACCGACGCGGCGCTCGATCTGATGGGCCTGGCGGAGTCGGTCCAAGAGGCCGAGCGGCTCATCTCCGACGTCGACACGGCGGATCGGTCCGTCGACCTGACCGACCACGTCGTCGGGTTGCTCGATATGTTCGACGACCGGTATCCGGAGGCGGTGATCACGGCGTCGTTACCCGACGACTCCTGTCCGGTCGGGACGACCGGAATACTCGCCGCCATCGAGGAGGCGGTGGAGAACGGCATCAAACACGACGACTCGGGGACGCCGCGCGTCGGCGTGCGGATCACGAAACGGGACGGCTGGGTCGACATCGAAATCGAGGACGACGGTCCGGGCATTCCGGACCAGGAGATTCGGGTGCTCGAAGGCGGGGAGACGTCGTTGAACCACGCGGACCGACTCGGCCTCTGGTTGATCCACTGGGTCGTCACCAAAGTCGGCGGTCGGTTCGACGTCGCCGAGGCTGCGGACGGCGGGAGCGTCGTCACGCTCGCCGTGCCGCTGGCGTAA
- a CDS encoding bifunctional nuclease family protein, whose amino-acid sequence MEYTAEVTGIGVGTSEDGSNVPAVLLAAREEYLPIVITADQARAIQLGLSGEPFERPLTHDLLVEMLTEFGGAVDGIRIDDLADGTFYAKVDVERYDDGEARKFVFDARPSDAIALAVRVDCPITVSDGVLDRAGRDEDEFEPERIDDFDDER is encoded by the coding sequence ATGGAGTACACCGCCGAGGTGACCGGCATCGGGGTGGGCACGAGCGAGGACGGCTCGAACGTGCCGGCGGTCCTGTTGGCCGCCCGCGAGGAGTATCTCCCCATCGTCATCACGGCCGATCAGGCCCGGGCGATCCAGCTCGGGCTCTCCGGCGAGCCGTTCGAGCGGCCGCTCACCCACGACCTGCTCGTCGAGATGCTCACCGAGTTCGGCGGCGCCGTCGACGGCATTCGGATCGACGACCTCGCTGACGGCACCTTCTACGCCAAAGTCGACGTGGAACGGTACGACGACGGGGAGGCCCGGAAGTTCGTCTTCGACGCCCGCCCGAGCGACGCCATCGCGCTCGCGGTCCGCGTCGACTGTCCGATCACCGTCTCCGACGGCGTCCTCGACCGGGCCGGCCGCGACGAGGACGAGTTCGAACCCGAGCGGATCGACGACTTCGACGACGAACGATGA
- a CDS encoding TraB/GumN family protein — MSDAAASDSEGEGGVRVVGTAHVSAESVREVENVIEADRPDVVAVELDDGRYRQMQGETPDDIEPGDLLRGNTVFQFLAYWMLSYVQSRLGEKFDIQPGADMLAAVETAEGLGIDVALVDRDIQTTIQRFWARMGVTEKVRLVGGLAFGLTDARGLGLVLGVFAGVVLGPLLGLFGPSLGLSTALLTRVTGGVLLAIAAGLVVHTLADTVDALRPDDRLVAAAGLGVAAGLIGGVGFGLADGVVASLGTFAARVVGSLTLGLAGGLTVGLVVGFLADRAGYGATADEEFDEFDVESLTDADVVSVMMEEFRTFSPAGARALIDERDAYIAHELVRLREAGHHVVAVVGAGHREGIERYLDAPETLPPWESLVGTDSGGGVPWLKAAGVLVSLGFVAFFALLAMAGVRNGFLLRLFAAWFVVNGVFAAGLARLAGARWDSTLVGGLVAWMTSVNPLLAPGWFTGYVELRHTSVNVSDIGTLNELLSDEETPIRTLIGQLFDVPLFRLIMVVAMTNVGSMIASLLFAVYVLPLFATEIGGVEGVSRLMLEGARNSAELLWRTVA, encoded by the coding sequence ATGAGTGATGCCGCCGCCTCGGATTCGGAGGGTGAGGGTGGTGTCCGCGTCGTGGGCACGGCCCACGTCTCCGCCGAGAGCGTGCGAGAGGTGGAGAACGTGATCGAGGCCGACCGGCCCGACGTGGTCGCCGTCGAACTCGACGACGGGCGTTACCGACAGATGCAGGGCGAGACGCCCGACGACATCGAACCCGGCGACCTCCTGCGGGGCAATACGGTGTTTCAGTTCTTGGCCTACTGGATGCTATCCTACGTCCAGTCGCGGCTGGGCGAGAAGTTCGACATCCAGCCCGGTGCCGATATGCTCGCGGCCGTCGAAACGGCCGAGGGCCTCGGGATCGACGTGGCGCTGGTCGACCGCGACATCCAGACGACGATCCAACGGTTCTGGGCGCGGATGGGCGTCACGGAGAAGGTCCGCCTCGTCGGCGGCCTCGCCTTTGGCCTCACCGACGCCCGTGGCCTCGGCCTCGTGCTCGGCGTCTTCGCCGGCGTCGTCCTCGGCCCCCTGTTGGGCCTGTTCGGCCCATCCCTCGGTCTCTCGACGGCTCTCCTGACACGCGTGACGGGCGGCGTCCTGCTCGCCATCGCCGCTGGCCTCGTCGTCCACACGCTCGCGGACACGGTCGACGCCCTCCGCCCCGACGACCGCCTCGTCGCCGCCGCGGGTCTCGGCGTCGCCGCCGGCCTGATCGGCGGCGTCGGCTTCGGCCTCGCGGACGGCGTCGTCGCCTCGCTCGGCACGTTCGCCGCTCGCGTCGTCGGCAGCCTCACCCTCGGCCTCGCCGGCGGCCTGACCGTCGGCCTCGTCGTCGGCTTCCTCGCCGACCGCGCCGGCTACGGCGCCACCGCCGACGAGGAGTTCGACGAGTTCGACGTCGAATCGCTCACCGACGCCGACGTGGTGAGCGTCATGATGGAGGAGTTCCGGACGTTCAGCCCCGCCGGCGCCCGCGCCCTGATCGACGAGCGCGACGCCTACATCGCCCACGAACTCGTGCGACTGCGCGAGGCGGGCCACCACGTCGTCGCCGTCGTCGGCGCGGGGCACCGGGAAGGCATCGAGCGCTACCTCGACGCGCCGGAGACGCTCCCGCCGTGGGAGTCGCTCGTCGGGACGGACTCGGGCGGCGGCGTCCCGTGGCTGAAGGCCGCGGGCGTCCTCGTCTCCCTCGGCTTCGTCGCCTTCTTCGCCCTCCTCGCGATGGCGGGGGTCCGTAACGGGTTCCTGCTTCGCCTCTTCGCGGCGTGGTTCGTCGTCAACGGCGTCTTCGCAGCCGGCCTCGCCCGCCTCGCGGGCGCCCGCTGGGACTCGACGCTCGTCGGCGGCCTCGTCGCGTGGATGACCTCCGTCAATCCCCTGCTCGCGCCGGGGTGGTTCACCGGCTACGTCGAACTCCGCCACACCTCGGTCAACGTGAGCGACATCGGGACGCTCAACGAACTCTTGAGCGACGAGGAGACGCCGATCCGCACGCTGATCGGGCAGTTGTTCGACGTGCCGCTCTTCAGGCTCATCATGGTCGTCGCCATGACGAACGTCGGGAGCATGATCGCCAGCCTCCTCTTTGCGGTGTACGTCCTGCCGCTTTTCGCCACCGAAATCGGCGGCGTTGAGGGCGTCTCGCGGCTCATGCTCGAAGGGGCTCGAAACAGCGCCGAACTCCTCTGGAGGACCGTCGCGTGA
- a CDS encoding acyl-CoA thioesterase: MTATLAESHTEMTEIVLPNDTNTHGRALGGAVLHWMDVCGAIAAMRFANEGVVTASMEHVDFKRPIDLGEVVVIEAYVYGTGRTSLDVTVEVRAENPRTNTEHATTSSFFTFVAVDDDGDPTPVPDLDCPTEGERRLRDDALDERATQLERLVARMEGSESA; the protein is encoded by the coding sequence ATGACGGCGACGCTCGCGGAGTCCCACACCGAGATGACCGAGATCGTCCTCCCGAACGACACGAACACGCACGGGCGGGCGCTCGGTGGCGCGGTACTGCACTGGATGGACGTCTGTGGTGCCATCGCGGCCATGCGCTTCGCCAACGAGGGCGTGGTCACGGCCTCGATGGAACACGTCGACTTCAAACGCCCGATCGACCTCGGCGAGGTGGTGGTGATCGAGGCGTACGTCTACGGCACGGGACGAACGAGCCTCGACGTGACCGTCGAGGTGCGCGCGGAGAACCCCCGGACGAACACCGAACACGCGACGACGTCGTCGTTTTTCACGTTCGTCGCCGTCGACGACGACGGCGATCCGACGCCCGTCCCCGACCTCGACTGTCCGACCGAGGGCGAGCGTCGCCTCCGGGACGACGCCCTCGACGAGCGAGCGACACAACTGGAACGGCTCGTCGCGCGGATGGAAGGCTCCGAGAGCGCGTGA
- a CDS encoding TetR/AcrR family transcriptional regulator, giving the protein MTGDSPSGPTDDIMCATYRALCRHGYADLTMQDIADEWAKSKAALHYHYDTKRGLLLAFLDHLFESYTERVADPAEGTPRERLDGLVAAALDPPRADATRELRTALFEVKAQAPHDDAFRERLERFDRYLQAEIRGVVGAGVESGPFRADVDPDEIATLLVTLVNGAHSRRVVLGDDAGMPETIRSFVDDHLAGEATTDR; this is encoded by the coding sequence GTGACCGGCGACTCGCCCTCCGGCCCGACCGACGACATCATGTGCGCGACGTATCGCGCGCTCTGTCGGCACGGGTACGCCGACCTGACGATGCAGGATATCGCCGACGAGTGGGCAAAGAGCAAGGCCGCCCTCCACTACCACTACGACACCAAGCGCGGCCTCCTCCTCGCGTTTCTGGATCACCTCTTCGAGTCGTACACCGAACGCGTCGCGGACCCCGCCGAGGGGACGCCCCGGGAGCGTCTCGACGGTCTCGTCGCCGCCGCCCTCGACCCGCCGCGCGCGGATGCGACCCGCGAACTCCGCACGGCGCTGTTCGAGGTCAAAGCGCAGGCCCCCCACGACGACGCCTTCCGCGAGCGTTTGGAGCGGTTCGATCGCTACCTCCAGGCCGAGATTCGCGGCGTCGTCGGCGCCGGCGTCGAGTCCGGCCCGTTCCGGGCCGACGTCGACCCGGACGAGATCGCGACGCTGCTGGTGACGCTCGTCAACGGCGCACACTCCCGTCGCGTCGTCCTCGGCGACGACGCGGGCATGCCCGAGACCATCCGGTCGTTCGTCGACGACCACCTCGCCGGGGAGGCGACGACCGACCGATGA
- a CDS encoding VIT1/CCC1 transporter family protein has translation MLDTLLDDDVTDRGRYLPELIYGANDGIVTTFAVVAGVAGAALDPAIVLVLGAANLFADGFSMGMSNFLSRRSEADYHDAQGATADDGGKSPASTALVTFAAFVVFGGFPLVPYLLAVEPLFPASIVVTGLTFFLVGASRSLVTDRTWLRNGGEMFAVGMAAATVAYAVGDVLASVA, from the coding sequence ATGCTCGACACGCTCCTCGACGACGACGTGACCGACCGGGGTCGGTATCTCCCCGAACTCATCTACGGTGCCAACGACGGGATCGTCACCACGTTCGCCGTCGTCGCGGGCGTCGCCGGCGCCGCTCTCGACCCCGCAATCGTGCTCGTCCTCGGCGCTGCGAACCTCTTCGCCGATGGCTTCTCGATGGGTATGAGCAACTTCCTGAGTCGCCGGTCGGAGGCGGACTACCACGACGCACAGGGTGCCACGGCCGACGACGGCGGCAAATCCCCCGCCTCGACGGCGCTGGTCACCTTCGCCGCGTTCGTCGTCTTCGGTGGGTTTCCCCTCGTGCCGTACCTGCTGGCCGTGGAGCCGCTCTTTCCCGCCTCCATTGTCGTCACCGGCCTCACTTTCTTCCTCGTCGGCGCGAGTCGGTCGCTCGTGACCGACCGAACGTGGCTGCGCAACGGCGGGGAGATGTTCGCCGTGGGGATGGCCGCCGCGACGGTGGCGTACGCCGTCGGCGACGTGCTCGCGTCGGTGGCGTAG
- a CDS encoding glycerate kinase type-2 family protein, translated as MENEAALGSTAARETALACVGAGIDAARPDRVVADSVRLDGDRLRVADATYDLSGVDRIVAVGGGKAANGVADALETVLGDRLDAGAVVTPDPSTGEDHRIERLRGHHPVPSRAGVEGTDRIHELVAEADDRTLVLAIVTGGGSALLPAPAEGITLADLQTTTDALLDAGAEIGALNAVRKHLSTLKGGGLAELAAPATVVGLVFSDVVGNDLSVIASGPTAPDESTYGDALDALDRYGVDPPEAVRRRLDAGVAGELPETPRADDPVFDRVTNHVLADGFTAIDAAREVAADRGYDPCILSSSVRGEAREAALTHVAVAEEVGATGNPLDAPAVILSGGEATVTVRGDGVGGPNAEFALAAAVELPDGAALACVDTDGKDGSSDFAGALVDADTVDDTHEARAALGNNDAYGYLGERGAVISTGATGTNVNDLRVLVVG; from the coding sequence ATCGAGAACGAAGCCGCGCTGGGGTCGACCGCCGCGCGGGAGACGGCACTGGCCTGCGTCGGGGCCGGCATCGACGCCGCCAGACCGGACCGCGTCGTCGCCGATTCGGTCCGCCTCGACGGCGACCGACTCCGCGTCGCCGACGCCACCTACGACCTGTCGGGCGTGGATCGGATCGTCGCCGTCGGCGGCGGGAAGGCGGCCAACGGCGTCGCGGACGCGCTCGAGACCGTCCTCGGCGACCGTCTCGACGCGGGTGCCGTCGTGACGCCCGATCCCAGTACGGGCGAGGACCACCGGATCGAGCGCCTGCGCGGCCACCACCCCGTGCCCAGTCGGGCGGGCGTCGAGGGCACCGACCGCATCCACGAACTCGTCGCCGAGGCCGACGACCGGACGCTCGTCCTCGCCATCGTCACCGGTGGCGGGAGCGCCCTCCTCCCCGCGCCCGCGGAAGGCATCACCCTCGCGGATCTGCAGACGACGACCGACGCGCTCCTCGATGCTGGCGCCGAAATCGGCGCGCTCAACGCCGTCCGCAAACACCTCTCGACGCTCAAGGGGGGCGGTCTCGCCGAACTCGCCGCGCCCGCGACGGTAGTCGGCCTCGTGTTCAGCGACGTGGTCGGCAACGACCTGAGCGTCATCGCCAGCGGCCCGACGGCGCCCGACGAGTCGACGTACGGGGACGCCCTCGACGCGCTGGATCGGTACGGCGTCGACCCGCCCGAGGCGGTCCGCAGGCGGCTGGACGCCGGTGTGGCGGGGGAGCTGCCCGAGACGCCGCGGGCGGACGACCCCGTCTTCGACCGGGTGACCAACCACGTCCTCGCGGACGGCTTCACCGCCATCGACGCCGCCCGCGAGGTGGCGGCGGACCGGGGCTACGACCCGTGCATCCTGTCCTCGTCGGTCCGTGGCGAGGCGCGGGAGGCCGCCCTCACCCACGTCGCCGTCGCGGAGGAAGTCGGAGCGACGGGCAACCCCCTCGACGCGCCGGCCGTGATCCTCTCGGGCGGGGAGGCGACCGTCACCGTCCGCGGCGACGGCGTGGGCGGCCCGAACGCGGAGTTCGCGCTGGCGGCGGCCGTCGAACTCCCCGACGGGGCGGCACTCGCCTGCGTCGACACCGACGGCAAGGACGGCAGCAGCGACTTCGCGGGCGCCCTCGTCGACGCCGACACCGTGGACGACACCCACGAGGCGCGGGCGGCGCTCGGAAACAACGACGCCTACGGCTATCTGGGCGAACGGGGCGCCGTGATCAGCACCGGCGCGACGGGGACGAACGTCAACGACCTGCGGGTGCTGGTCGTCGGATAG
- a CDS encoding ATPase domain-containing protein — translation MTSATASRLSTGIEGLDEILHGGFVPRRNYMVHGSAGSGKTILALQFLQAGIDAGETSLFINVEEDIDDLIANADALGFDTDAIDFLDLSPTADVFVEDRTYDVFDAAEVEQEPLREAIVDRVEGLDPTRVVVDPLTQFRYLSTDDYQFRRQVVGLMRFLEQHGATVVFTAQDARNQPTEELEFVADGTIRLSTTSYGSTVEVPKFRGSRTQSGDHAYRITDGGMTVYPALVPRDHHGAFTAEPISSGVPEVDDLLDGGIERGTVSVVSGPTGVGKTTLGTQFVNAAADRGERSVVYLFEESETTFLSRSEAVGIPVERMIDRGTLDVQEMDALELSPQEFARTVRTDVEADDADIVMLDGVAGYRLTLNGETNLVLNRLHALGRYLQNMGVTTIFIDETDSPTGPFTATQENISYLADNIVFLRHLELRGELRKAIGVLKKRTSDFERTLREFEITADGIVVGEPLTGMQGILSGTPDLIDDE, via the coding sequence ATGACATCGGCGACGGCGAGTCGGCTCTCGACGGGCATCGAGGGTCTCGACGAGATCCTACACGGCGGGTTCGTGCCACGGCGGAACTACATGGTCCACGGCTCCGCAGGGTCGGGCAAGACCATTCTCGCACTACAGTTCCTGCAAGCCGGGATCGACGCCGGGGAGACCAGCCTCTTCATCAACGTCGAGGAGGACATCGACGACCTCATCGCCAACGCCGACGCGCTCGGCTTCGACACCGACGCCATCGACTTTCTCGACCTGAGTCCGACCGCCGACGTGTTCGTCGAGGACCGAACCTACGACGTGTTCGACGCGGCCGAAGTCGAGCAGGAGCCGCTCCGCGAGGCCATCGTCGACCGGGTCGAGGGCCTCGACCCGACCCGCGTCGTCGTCGATCCGTTGACCCAGTTCCGGTATCTCTCCACGGACGACTACCAGTTCCGCAGGCAGGTCGTCGGGTTGATGCGCTTTCTCGAACAGCACGGCGCGACCGTGGTCTTCACCGCCCAAGACGCCCGGAACCAGCCGACGGAGGAACTCGAGTTCGTCGCCGACGGGACGATTCGCCTGTCGACGACTTCGTACGGGTCGACGGTCGAGGTGCCGAAGTTCCGTGGCTCGCGGACCCAGAGCGGGGACCACGCCTACCGCATCACCGACGGCGGCATGACCGTCTACCCGGCGTTGGTGCCGCGCGACCACCACGGCGCGTTTACGGCCGAACCCATCTCCTCGGGCGTCCCCGAAGTCGACGACCTCCTCGACGGCGGCATCGAACGCGGGACGGTCAGCGTCGTCAGCGGACCGACGGGCGTCGGGAAGACGACGCTCGGCACCCAGTTCGTGAACGCGGCCGCGGACCGCGGCGAGCGCTCGGTCGTCTACCTGTTCGAGGAGAGCGAGACGACGTTTCTGTCCCGCTCCGAGGCCGTCGGCATCCCCGTCGAGCGGATGATCGACCGCGGCACGCTGGACGTCCAGGAGATGGACGCGCTGGAACTGTCGCCCCAGGAGTTCGCACGGACCGTCCGGACGGACGTGGAGGCGGACGACGCCGACATCGTGATGCTCGACGGCGTTGCGGGCTACCGGCTGACGCTCAACGGCGAGACGAACCTGGTGCTCAACCGACTCCACGCGCTGGGGCGGTATCTCCAGAACATGGGCGTAACGACCATCTTCATCGACGAGACGGACAGCCCGACCGGCCCGTTCACCGCGACGCAGGAGAACATCAGTTATCTGGCCGACAATATCGTCTTCCTGCGCCACCTCGAACTCCGCGGCGAACTCCGGAAGGCCATCGGCGTTCTCAAAAAGCGCACGAGCGACTTCGAACGGACCCTCCGCGAGTTCGAAATCACGGCCGACGGTATCGTCGTCGGCGAGCCGCTCACGGGGATGCAGGGAATCCTCAGCGGGACGCCGGACCTCATCGACGACGAGTGA
- a CDS encoding metalloprotease, producing the protein MNLTFSARELQDLAIAWVALGVAFAIFFAGGGSRALSMLADQGLIQPLVVSLVTAGLGFLLHELAHKVVAVRFDQIAEFRADYGMLFIAVVSAMVGFLFAAPGAVHHRGRLTAREHGLIALAGPVTNGLLALVFAPIYLAGLFVGSPLLSLIGGRGVAINLFLAAFNLVPFGPLDGKTVLGWSKAAFVLTFVPAAAVTVVVVFVLGIGF; encoded by the coding sequence GTGAATCTGACGTTCAGCGCCCGCGAACTCCAGGACCTGGCCATCGCGTGGGTGGCCCTCGGCGTCGCCTTCGCCATCTTCTTCGCCGGCGGGGGGAGCCGCGCCCTCTCGATGCTCGCCGACCAGGGACTGATCCAGCCCCTCGTCGTCTCGCTGGTCACCGCCGGCCTGGGCTTCCTGCTCCACGAACTCGCCCACAAGGTCGTCGCCGTCCGGTTCGACCAGATCGCCGAGTTCCGCGCCGACTACGGTATGCTCTTTATCGCCGTCGTGAGCGCGATGGTTGGCTTCCTCTTCGCCGCCCCTGGCGCCGTCCATCACCGCGGCCGGCTCACGGCGCGGGAACACGGCCTCATCGCCCTCGCCGGTCCGGTGACGAACGGACTGCTCGCCCTCGTGTTCGCCCCGATTTACCTCGCTGGCCTCTTCGTCGGGTCACCGCTTCTCTCCCTGATCGGCGGCCGGGGGGTCGCCATCAACCTCTTTCTGGCGGCGTTCAACCTCGTCCCGTTCGGGCCGCTCGACGGGAAGACCGTCCTCGGCTGGAGCAAAGCGGCGTTCGTCCTCACGTTCGTCCCCGCGGCCGCCGTCACGGTGGTCGTGGTGTTCGTCCTCGGAATCGGATTCTAG
- a CDS encoding ArsR/SmtB family transcription factor gives MADLLPSRPDVPAAEEADPRVIGLDSEDADDLLSALSSDTAREVLATLHEEPDTPANVAERVDTSLQNAQYHLGNLEDAGLIEVADTVYSEKGREMNRYAPADRPLVVFAGREEESQGLESALKNLLGAVGVLGVASLLVQWYLEGPPFGAGAGGAEAGAGGDGGMGTMSTEATPTAADAAGAAGAGLPPGLLVFLGGLLVLVLVGVAWYVRR, from the coding sequence ATGGCAGATCTGTTGCCCTCCCGTCCCGACGTCCCCGCGGCGGAGGAGGCCGACCCGCGTGTCATCGGCCTCGACAGCGAGGACGCCGACGACCTACTGTCGGCGCTCTCCTCCGACACCGCCCGCGAGGTGCTCGCGACCCTCCACGAGGAGCCGGACACGCCGGCGAACGTCGCCGAACGAGTCGACACGTCGCTCCAGAACGCCCAGTACCACCTCGGCAACCTCGAAGACGCGGGGTTGATCGAGGTGGCCGACACCGTCTACTCCGAGAAGGGCAGGGAGATGAACCGCTACGCCCCCGCCGACCGGCCGCTGGTCGTCTTCGCCGGCCGCGAAGAGGAGAGTCAGGGCCTCGAGAGCGCGCTCAAGAACCTCCTCGGCGCCGTCGGCGTCCTCGGCGTCGCGAGCCTCCTCGTCCAGTGGTACCTCGAGGGGCCGCCGTTCGGCGCGGGGGCGGGCGGCGCCGAGGCCGGGGCCGGGGGCGACGGCGGGATGGGGACGATGAGCACCGAGGCGACCCCGACGGCCGCCGACGCCGCGGGCGCCGCCGGCGCGGGACTCCCACCCGGCCTCCTCGTGTTCCTCGGGGGGCTCCTCGTCCTCGTCCTCGTCGGCGTCGCGTGGTACGTGCGGCGGTAG
- the dpsA gene encoding DNA starvation/stationary phase protection protein DpsA translates to MSTQKSVRQQADEVEATEALRLDQEKTEQLVEALNTDLAATYVLYHQLKKHHWNVEGAEFLSVHEFLGEAAEDAEEAADEIAERAQALGGVPLAGGKRLEENAPVSPEGDDVYDIRTSLHNDMELYGDIIEMVREHVELARGFGDHATAEMLQQILIETEEHAHHIEHYLEDDTLVLESATN, encoded by the coding sequence ATGAGCACGCAGAAATCAGTCCGGCAGCAGGCCGACGAAGTCGAAGCCACCGAGGCACTTCGGCTCGACCAGGAGAAGACCGAACAGCTCGTCGAGGCGCTCAACACCGACCTCGCCGCGACGTACGTCCTCTACCACCAGCTGAAAAAGCACCACTGGAACGTCGAGGGTGCGGAGTTCCTCTCGGTTCACGAGTTCCTCGGCGAGGCGGCCGAGGACGCGGAGGAGGCGGCCGACGAAATCGCGGAGCGTGCCCAGGCGCTCGGCGGCGTTCCCCTCGCCGGCGGCAAGCGCCTCGAGGAGAACGCGCCCGTCTCCCCCGAGGGCGACGACGTCTACGACATCCGGACCTCGCTCCACAACGACATGGAACTGTACGGCGACATCATCGAGATGGTGCGCGAGCACGTCGAACTCGCCCGCGGGTTCGGCGACCACGCCACCGCCGAGATGCTCCAGCAGATCCTCATCGAAACCGAGGAACACGCCCACCACATCGAACACTACCTCGAAGACGACACGCTCGTCCTAGAGTCGGCGACCAACTAG